A region of Neovison vison isolate M4711 chromosome 7, ASM_NN_V1, whole genome shotgun sequence DNA encodes the following proteins:
- the IST1 gene encoding IST1 homolog isoform X1, which yields MLGSGFKAERLRVNLRLVINRLKLLEKKKTELAQKARKEIADYLAAGKDERARIRVEHIIREDYLVEAMEILELYCDLLLARFGLIQSMKELDSGLAESVSTLIWAAPRLQSEVAELKIVADQLCAKYSKEYGKLCRTNQIGTVNDRLMHKLSVEAPPKILVERYLIEIAKNYNVPYEPDSVVMAEAPPGVETDLIDVGFTDDVKKGGPGRGGGGGFAAPIGGPDGTVPVPMPMPMPMPSPSTPFSYPLPKGPSDFNGLPVGTYQAFPNIHPPQIPATPPSYESVDDINADKNVSSAQIVGPGPKPEASAKPPSRPMDTYDNFVLPELPSVPDTLPTASAGANTSASEDIDFDDLSRRFEELKKKT from the exons CGGAACTGGCCCAGAAAGCGAGGAAAGAGATTGCTGACTATCTGGCTGCTGGGAAAGATGAACGAGCTCGGATTCGAGTGGAGCACATTATCCGAGAAGACTACCTTGTGGAGGCCATGGAGATTCTGGAGCTGTATTGTGATCTGCTGCTGGCTCGGTTTGGCCTCATCCAATCTATGAA GGAACTAGACTCTGGTCTGGCTGAATCCGTGTCTACGCTGATATGGGCTGCTCCTCGGCTCCAGTCAGAAGTGGCTGAGTTGAAAATA GTTGCTGATCAGCTCTGTGCCAAGTATAGCAAGGAATATGGCAAGCTATGTAGGACCAACCAGATTGGAACTGTTAATGACAGG CTAATGCACAAACTGAGTGTGGAAGCCCCACCTAAAATCCTGGTGGAGAGATACCTGATTGAAATTGCCAAGAACTACAATGTGCCCTATGAGCCTGACTCTGTGGTCATG gCAGAAGCTCCTCCTGGGGTAGAGACAGATCTTATTGATGTTGGATTCACAgatgatgtgaagaaagggggccctggaagaggaggagggggtggtttCGCAGCACCAATTGGTGGACCTGATGGAACAGTACCAGTGCCTATGCCCATGCCTAtgcccatgccctctccaagtaCTCCTTTCTCCTACCCACTGCCAAAGGGACCA TCGGATTTCAATGGATTGCCAGTGGGGACTTACCAGGCTTTTCCCAATATTCATCCACCTCAGATACCAGCAACTCCCCCATCGTATGAATCT GTTGATGACATTAACGCTGATAAGAATGTCTCTTCTGCACAGATTGTTG GTCCTGGGCCCAAGCCAGAAGCCTCTGCAAAGCCCCCGTCCCGACCCATGGATACCTACGACAACTTTGTACTACCGGAGTTGCCATCTGTGCCAGACACACTACCAACTGCGTCTGCTGGTGCCAACACCTCAGCATCTGAGGACATTGACTTTGATGATCTGTCCCGGAGATTTGaagagttgaaaaagaaaacctag
- the IST1 gene encoding IST1 homolog isoform X2 produces the protein MLGSGFKAERLRVNLRLVINRLKLLEKKKTELAQKARKEIADYLAAGKDERARIRVEHIIREDYLVEAMEILELYCDLLLARFGLIQSMKELDSGLAESVSTLIWAAPRLQSEVAELKIVADQLCAKYSKEYGKLCRTNQIGTVNDRLMHKLSVEAPPKILVERYLIEIAKNYNVPYEPDSVVMAEAPPGVETDLIDVGFTDDVKKGGPGRGGGGGFAAPIGGPDGTVPVPMPMPMPMPSPSTPFSYPLPKGPVDDINADKNVSSAQIVGPGPKPEASAKPPSRPMDTYDNFVLPELPSVPDTLPTASAGANTSASEDIDFDDLSRRFEELKKKT, from the exons CGGAACTGGCCCAGAAAGCGAGGAAAGAGATTGCTGACTATCTGGCTGCTGGGAAAGATGAACGAGCTCGGATTCGAGTGGAGCACATTATCCGAGAAGACTACCTTGTGGAGGCCATGGAGATTCTGGAGCTGTATTGTGATCTGCTGCTGGCTCGGTTTGGCCTCATCCAATCTATGAA GGAACTAGACTCTGGTCTGGCTGAATCCGTGTCTACGCTGATATGGGCTGCTCCTCGGCTCCAGTCAGAAGTGGCTGAGTTGAAAATA GTTGCTGATCAGCTCTGTGCCAAGTATAGCAAGGAATATGGCAAGCTATGTAGGACCAACCAGATTGGAACTGTTAATGACAGG CTAATGCACAAACTGAGTGTGGAAGCCCCACCTAAAATCCTGGTGGAGAGATACCTGATTGAAATTGCCAAGAACTACAATGTGCCCTATGAGCCTGACTCTGTGGTCATG gCAGAAGCTCCTCCTGGGGTAGAGACAGATCTTATTGATGTTGGATTCACAgatgatgtgaagaaagggggccctggaagaggaggagggggtggtttCGCAGCACCAATTGGTGGACCTGATGGAACAGTACCAGTGCCTATGCCCATGCCTAtgcccatgccctctccaagtaCTCCTTTCTCCTACCCACTGCCAAAGGGACCA GTTGATGACATTAACGCTGATAAGAATGTCTCTTCTGCACAGATTGTTG GTCCTGGGCCCAAGCCAGAAGCCTCTGCAAAGCCCCCGTCCCGACCCATGGATACCTACGACAACTTTGTACTACCGGAGTTGCCATCTGTGCCAGACACACTACCAACTGCGTCTGCTGGTGCCAACACCTCAGCATCTGAGGACATTGACTTTGATGATCTGTCCCGGAGATTTGaagagttgaaaaagaaaacctag